A part of Ictalurus furcatus strain D&B chromosome 8, Billie_1.0, whole genome shotgun sequence genomic DNA contains:
- the mtmr7a gene encoding myotubularin-related protein 7a, giving the protein MEHIRLPKVEKVQLVDRGCSHRARVGTLYLTAFHTVFVDNEAEDLSELWVLHSLVCNIKKQSTPALGHSLLIQCKNSQLIQLIIPQESDCNDVFMSLLRLSRPERYEELYCFSFKTNFNKAERDENWDFIDMKAEYSRMGVPNKLWHVTSINREYRVCDTYPADLFVPKSATLPVIIGSSKFRSKGRFPTLSYYCKETQAAICRSSQPLSGFSARCLEDEQMLEAIMKSNPSSRFMYVVDTRPKLNAMANRATGKGYENEDNYTNIKFQFIGIENIHVMRNSQQKLIEVSDLCSSSMGEFLSGLENSDWLKHIRSILAAGIFVARAVAEKGISILIHCSDGWDRTAQVCSIASVLLDPYYRTLKGFMVLIEKDWVSFGHKFSHRYSHLNGDPKEVSPVIDQFLECVWQLMEQFPCAFEYNERFLISIHNHINSCQYGNFICNSEKERKLLCIREKTHSVWPHLWKNKLDCMNPLFRPDHSQTQGVLHPITNPYCFKFWRGLYNQFDRGLHPRQSALESLVAVKEETQQLEEVLVICEQKLAALAKEPLKGLCVKNHVPMYMGLANIPQDHNGRFFGTGPKVLSLFGDTPKSYGQESGEAHFKCHSSTNGNAFSNKDEVKDPDFNTV; this is encoded by the exons ATGGAGCACATCAGATTACCGAag GTTGAAAAAGTCCAGCTAGTGGACAGGGGATGTTCTCACAGGGCACGAGTTGGAACACTATATTTAACAGCCTTTCATACAGTGTTTGTGGATAATGAGGCTGAGGATCTCAGTGAACTGTGG GTGCTGCATAGTCTGGTGTGTAATATTAAGAAACAAAGCACTCCTGCTTTGGGACACTCACTTCTCATTCAATGTAAGAACTCTCAGCTTATTCAACTCATCATCCCACAAGAGAGCGACTGCAATGATGTTTTTATGTCACTCTTACGACTCTCCAGGCCAG AGCGATACGAGGagctttattgtttttctttcaagaCAAATTTCAACAAGGCCGAAAGGGACGAAAATTGGGACTTTATAGACATGAAGGCTGAATATAGTCGCATGGGAGTGCCAAATAAACTCTGGCATGTCACCTCTATCAACCGAGAATACAGG GTATGTGACACTTACCCCGCTGACCTGTTCGTACCTAAATCAGCCACGCTCCCTGTCATCATAGGGAGCTCCAAGTTTCGCAGCAAGGGCCGATTTCCTACGTTGTCATACTACTGCAAAGAAACTCAA GCAGCCATATGTCGCAGCAGCCAGCCTCTTTCAGGCTTCAGTGCCCGCTGCTTAGAAGACGAACAGATGCTAGAGGCCATTATGAAGTCCAACCCGAGCAGCCGATTCATGTATGTTGTGGACACCAGACCCAAG CTAAACGCAATGGCAAACCGGGCTACAGGAAAGGGCTATGAAAACGAGGATAACTACACCAATATAAAGTTTCAGTTCATCGGCATTGAAAATATCCATGTGATGAGGAACAGTCAGCAGAAACTGATTGAAG TGTCTGATCTTTGTTCCTCATCCATGGGGGAATTCCTTTCAGGCCTGGAAAATTCAGACTGGTTAAAACACATCAGATCAATATTGGCAGCTGGAATCTTTGTTGCCAGG GCTGTGGCAGAGAaaggcatcagcatcttgatcCACTGCTCGGATGGTTGGGACCGGACAGCTCAAGTGTGCTCCATAGCCAGTGTGCTTCTTGACCCTTACTACAGGACTCTTAAGGGATTCATG GTGTTGATTGAAAAAGACTGGGTTTCATTTGGACACAAGTTTTCTCATAG GTACAGCCACTTAAACGGAGACCCCAAAGAAGTGTCTCCTGTTATTGACCAGTTCTTAGAGTGTGTGTGGCAGCTTATGGAGCAGTTTCCCTGTGCCTTCGAATACAACGAGAGATTCCTCATCAGCATCCACAATCACATTAATTCATGTCAGTATGGCAACTTCATTTGCAACagtgaaaaagagaggaaaCTTCTAtg TATTAGAGAGAAGACTCACTCCGTCTGGCCTCATTTGTGGAAGAATAAACTGGACTGCATGAACCCTCTGTTCAGACCAGACCACAGTCAGACCCAAGGAGTTCTACATCCCATTACTAACCCCTACTGTTTCAA GTTCTGGAGGGGTTTGTACAATCAGTTTGACCGAGGCTTGCACCCACGTCAGTCTGCGCTCGAGAGCCTAGTGGCTGTGAAAGAGGAAACTCAACAGCTAGAAGAAGTTCTGGTCATTTGTGAGCAG AAACTGGCTGCACTGGCTAAGGAGCCATTGAAAGGCCTCTGTGTGAAAAATCATGTGCCAATGTACATGGGCCTAGCCAACATACCTCAGGACCACAATGGAAGATTTTTTGGCACTGGCCCTAAAGTTCTCAGCCTGTTCGGAGATACACCAAAAAGCTATGGCCAGGAGTCAGGAGAAGCACACTTCAAGTGTCATTCCTCAACCAATGGCAACGCATTTTCAAATAAAGATGAAGTCAAAGATCCTGACTTTAATACTGTCTAA